One region of Azoarcus sp. CIB genomic DNA includes:
- the cobA gene encoding uroporphyrinogen-III C-methyltransferase, translating into MHNRVADLRQCSAGDASRPTGKVYLVGAGPGDPDLLTLKAARLIGSAKVVVYDHLVGDGVLALVGPNARMIYVGKEAGNHSLPQDQINGLLVELARAGLDVVRLKGGDPFMFGRGGEEMEELLEHGVSCEVVPGITAACGISACTGMPLTHRDHARSVIFTTGHLKDGTVNLDWPALARPNQTVVIYMGLGALEIICRELIAHSLPGDTPAAVVHAGTTDRQVVLTDRLDRLATSVKRARLKSPALIMIGSIVSLHALLGKERQTEELALTA; encoded by the coding sequence ATGCACAATCGCGTCGCCGACCTCAGGCAGTGCAGCGCGGGGGACGCATCGCGCCCGACCGGCAAAGTGTATCTGGTGGGAGCCGGCCCCGGCGACCCGGACTTGCTCACACTCAAGGCGGCACGCCTGATCGGCAGCGCCAAGGTGGTCGTGTACGACCACCTCGTCGGCGACGGCGTCCTCGCACTGGTCGGCCCCAACGCCCGCATGATCTATGTCGGCAAGGAGGCCGGCAATCACTCCCTGCCTCAGGATCAGATCAACGGACTACTGGTCGAACTCGCGCGCGCCGGCCTCGACGTAGTGCGACTCAAGGGCGGCGACCCCTTCATGTTCGGCCGCGGCGGCGAGGAGATGGAGGAACTGCTCGAGCACGGCGTCTCGTGCGAAGTCGTGCCCGGCATCACGGCGGCCTGCGGCATCTCCGCCTGCACCGGGATGCCGCTCACGCATCGCGATCACGCTCGGTCGGTGATCTTCACCACCGGCCATCTCAAGGATGGCACCGTAAACCTCGACTGGCCTGCCCTGGCGCGCCCAAACCAGACGGTCGTGATCTACATGGGTCTCGGCGCGCTCGAAATCATCTGCCGCGAACTCATCGCCCACAGCCTGCCCGGCGACACTCCCGCGGCCGTCGTGCATGCCGGCACCACGGACCGGCAAGTCGTCCTCACGGACCGGCTCGACCGGCTCGCAACATCAGTCAAGCGCGCCCGACTCAAGTCGCCGGCGCTGATCATGATCGGCTCGATCGTTTCGCTCCACGCGCTGCTCGGCAAGGAACGACAAACGGAAGAACTTGCGCTGACGGCATGA
- a CDS encoding cytochrome c, giving the protein MVAGLPAAAQEASPQLQPQRIRELVHLVRQDCGSCHGLTLQGGLGPALTAPALRDKPRESLVATILGGRPGTPMPPFRGIVAEDEAAWIVDRLAEGFPADPGASR; this is encoded by the coding sequence ATGGTCGCGGGATTGCCGGCTGCCGCGCAGGAGGCGTCCCCGCAGTTGCAGCCCCAGCGTATCCGCGAGTTGGTGCATCTGGTGCGCCAGGATTGCGGTTCCTGCCACGGCCTGACCCTGCAGGGCGGATTGGGGCCCGCGCTGACGGCCCCGGCCCTGCGCGACAAGCCACGCGAGAGCCTCGTCGCGACAATCCTCGGCGGTCGCCCCGGCACGCCGATGCCGCCGTTCCGCGGCATCGTCGCGGAAGACGAGGCCGCGTGGATCGTGGATCGGCTTGCTGAAGGATTTCCGGCGGATCCCGGCGCCTCGCGCTGA